The sequence below is a genomic window from Flavobacterium lipolyticum.
ATGGACTTTGAGAATCAATCGATACTACAAGCCAAATTAGAAAACAAAACATACATTCCCCAGCTTTTACCTAACGGAGATTCTGTTAAACAGTTATTAGCCAGAAGTAGGTATCTACTTTATAAGTCTCGCGAAAAATGGACTCGGAGCCAAGAAGAAAGAGCACAAATGGTATTTGAACTATATCCTGACATTAAAACAGCTTACAATTTAAACCAACAGCTTCGAGGAATTTACAATAACTACAATGACAAACATATTGCCATGACCAAACTGGCACATTGGTATAGAAATGTAGAAGAATCAGGTTTTAAAAACTTTAATATTCTACTCAATACCATAACTATTAATTATCAGTCAATCTTAAACTATTTTGATAATAGAAGCACAAATGCTTCGGCAGAATCTTTCAATGCTAAAATAAAAGCTTTTAGAAGTCAATTTAGAGGAGTGAGCAATATAGATTTTTTCTTGTTCAGATTATCTAATCTTTTTGCTTAATCCCCAACTTTTGAACCTGATCCAGAAAAAGTTTGTGTTAGAATGTTTAATTGCGAAGGAAAAATGGTAAAAACAAAAAACCCACTCGGTGGAGTGGGTTTTGGTGGTACCTCCAGGGATCGAACCAGGGACACATGGATTTTCAGTCCATTGCTCTACCATCTGAGCTAAGGTACCGTGCTGTGCGCATTGCGGGTGCAAAGATAGAATCATTTTTCGTTTATCCAAAACATTTTTTTAAAAAAATCAATTCGTATCTTCGCCTTGCTAAAAAAACAAACATGATTTTAACGGTTGATGTTGGGAATACCCGAATTAAAGCTGCTGTATTTGAGGGTGGTACTGTTCTTGAAATTTTTACTTTTGAGAAAAATGAGCTCGAAAAAAAAATAAAAAAAATTTTAGAAAAATTTCAGAAATGCTCCGATTTGGTTGTTGCATCGGTTGGAAATGTCGAAAAACAATCTTTCCTGACTTTCGAAAAGGATCTAAAAGTTCATTTTTTAACCCATGAGGATATTTTTCCTTTCACCAATAAATATGCAACTCCAAAAACATTAGGAATAGACCGAATGGTTTTGGCGGCCGGAGCAACTTTGAAATTTCCCAGACAAAACAGACTGGTAATTGATGCCGGAACTTGTATAACCTACGATTTCATCGACGAAAATGATAACTATTTAGGGGGAGCTATTTCTCCGGGACTAAGA
It includes:
- a CDS encoding ISAon1 family transposase, which encodes MGGFFGVNGKRLQRQYKKHLSSFNTWAPREHAHQWMIYPENMGTHLSIDEVALSQGELYTILTNKKFKGKKGCLVAIVAGTKADQVIEHIRKIDYKKRSFVKEITLDMANSMKLISKKCFPKAIQVTDRFHVQKLALEAVQEIRIKHRWEAMDFENQSILQAKLENKTYIPQLLPNGDSVKQLLARSRYLLYKSREKWTRSQEERAQMVFELYPDIKTAYNLNQQLRGIYNNYNDKHIAMTKLAHWYRNVEESGFKNFNILLNTITINYQSILNYFDNRSTNASAESFNAKIKAFRSQFRGVSNIDFFLFRLSNLFA
- a CDS encoding type III pantothenate kinase, producing the protein MILTVDVGNTRIKAAVFEGGTVLEIFTFEKNELEKKIKKILEKFQKCSDLVVASVGNVEKQSFLTFEKDLKVHFLTHEDIFPFTNKYATPKTLGIDRMVLAAGATLKFPRQNRLVIDAGTCITYDFIDENDNYLGGAISPGLRLRYESLHNFTARLPLLTLESPEAYIGDSTKQAIHSGVVNGFVYEIDGFIDEYRANFSNFIIILTGGDADFLAKRLKNTIFANSNFLLESLNQTFQYKIDND